One genomic segment of Buchnera aphidicola (Chaitoregma tattakana) includes these proteins:
- a CDS encoding exodeoxyribonuclease V subunit gamma: protein MLSEEIFIIKNYKIEKWIRTFISKKIGICANIKFYTPECFFWKIIKKKNHFKDPALFWRILSLQRHIDVKNILHNNFNKNELILLSIKTSKIFQKYLLNSKYIISSCINEKEKCINKKFQKKIWELLNNIKKNKNNFFNVSYNLKKYKKKCKTKRIFVINSNNLPDYFMSFLEKLKKFFSITILNITPLGMLIKEKNNFIKTKCFDSIKKLKKIIINPLLIYLAKYSIHLIKNLSNKKNKNITKKLENNNTLLGNIQKDIILNKLNTNKIFKHDNSFLIHACCSKYKEVEVLHKNLIKILKKDQDIKLHEIAIVSTNIKKYLPYIKSVFNSPKQKNHILYTTMVNYKSIENIYLKFFYKIFKLKEKEITKNEIFDLLNSNIIKKRYKITNKEIELLKIWTEEVSIRFGIDEKTIKKKYKHISAENTWWHGLKKMILGNTTYSKKIIYENYVPYTKVNYSRSSVLTKLINVIHVVSKWKKTFSKPHKLIQWKKLFKDITIDFFPYKKSYKIKNIENLFIRIIESGIKENYNKKIYINELSVIFKKHIKILQINKNIFLGSIILCNNSDIENINFKLIYFLGIHRHKEKNITMCKQFDITYKKKEYTYYEKTNYIVGSIILLIIAAEKYFYISYIKNFNKNKKTIKIIETLINYISKSYYFNKIYLKNITLNKKNILSKLLQKHKSDISYKNYINNNKKKIVTYKNNNKNHNIINHTNTNTKINIKNLIEFWNSPIKYFLKKVIKINLYKHNINNINTEPFLLNESTKLQISKKIFLLVLKNKNTRNVFKYYCSLGILPKKNFGKIVFKKLVIYSIFLKKKIEKICNKIKIQVINVKIKIRNFIIYTKIQTISSKRLVNYKLKKLSINDKIEFWFYHLFFCLTKQCKHSSILLGYKNSKIIFSKISYEESYNYIVKYFEGYLQGQKKPIFLTMSGMIWIFNMMKSKNKKKSKKKFLKFWEGNYYFYGEKNNIYIKKVIKNSSKKNIKKIYNSSLKWHYPILKNIKKYNK, encoded by the coding sequence ATTCTATCTGAAGAAATTTTTATTATAAAAAATTACAAAATAGAAAAATGGATAAGAACATTTATTTCTAAAAAAATAGGAATATGCGCAAATATAAAATTTTATACTCCAGAATGTTTTTTTTGGAAAATAATTAAAAAAAAAAATCATTTTAAAGACCCAGCTCTATTTTGGAGAATCTTATCATTACAAAGACATATAGATGTAAAAAATATACTTCATAATAATTTTAATAAAAATGAACTAATTTTATTATCTATAAAAACAAGTAAAATTTTTCAAAAATATTTGTTAAATTCTAAATATATAATATCGAGTTGCATAAATGAAAAAGAAAAATGTATAAACAAGAAATTTCAAAAAAAAATATGGGAGTTATTGAATAATATTAAAAAAAACAAAAATAATTTCTTTAATGTATCATACAATTTAAAAAAATATAAAAAAAAATGTAAAACAAAAAGAATATTTGTAATTAATTCAAATAATCTACCAGATTATTTTATGTCATTTTTAGAAAAATTGAAAAAATTTTTTTCTATAACAATTTTAAATATAACTCCACTAGGTATGTTAATAAAAGAAAAAAATAATTTTATTAAAACAAAATGTTTCGATTCTATTAAAAAATTAAAAAAAATTATTATAAATCCGTTATTAATATACTTAGCAAAATATTCTATACATTTAATAAAAAATTTGTCTAATAAAAAAAATAAAAATATTACTAAAAAATTAGAAAATAATAATACACTTCTTGGAAACATACAAAAAGATATAATTTTAAATAAATTAAATACTAATAAAATTTTTAAACATGATAACTCTTTTTTAATACATGCATGTTGTAGTAAATATAAAGAAGTAGAAGTTTTACATAAAAATTTAATAAAAATTTTAAAAAAAGACCAAGATATAAAATTACATGAAATAGCTATAGTTTCAACTAATATAAAAAAATATTTACCTTACATAAAAAGTGTATTTAATAGCCCAAAACAAAAAAACCACATATTGTATACTACAATGGTAAATTATAAAAGTATAGAAAATATATATTTAAAATTTTTTTATAAAATATTTAAATTAAAAGAAAAAGAAATAACAAAAAACGAAATATTTGACCTATTAAACTCTAATATTATAAAAAAAAGATACAAAATAACTAACAAAGAAATAGAATTATTAAAAATATGGACAGAAGAAGTATCTATAAGATTTGGTATTGATGAAAAAACTATAAAAAAAAAATATAAACATATAAGTGCAGAAAATACTTGGTGGCATGGACTAAAAAAAATGATATTAGGAAATACTACCTATAGCAAAAAAATAATTTATGAAAATTATGTTCCGTATACTAAAGTAAACTATTCTCGTTCAAGTGTTTTGACAAAACTAATAAATGTTATACATGTAGTTAGTAAATGGAAGAAAACGTTTTCTAAACCTCACAAATTAATTCAATGGAAAAAATTATTTAAAGATATAACAATAGATTTCTTTCCATATAAAAAAAGTTATAAAATAAAAAATATAGAAAATCTATTTATTAGAATCATAGAATCAGGAATAAAAGAAAATTATAATAAAAAAATTTATATAAATGAATTGTCAGTAATATTTAAAAAACATATAAAAATTTTACAAATAAATAAAAACATATTCTTAGGATCAATAATATTATGCAATAATAGTGATATAGAAAATATAAATTTCAAATTAATATATTTTTTAGGTATACATAGACATAAAGAAAAAAATATAACAATGTGCAAACAGTTTGATATAACATATAAGAAAAAAGAGTATACATATTATGAAAAAACAAATTATATAGTTGGATCAATAATTTTACTAATAATTGCAGCAGAAAAGTATTTTTATATAAGTTACATAAAAAACTTTAATAAAAATAAAAAAACAATAAAAATAATAGAAACTTTGATAAATTATATATCTAAAAGTTATTACTTTAACAAAATATATTTGAAAAATATAACATTAAACAAAAAAAATATTTTATCAAAACTATTACAAAAACATAAATCAGATATATCATATAAAAATTATATTAATAATAACAAAAAAAAAATAGTAACATATAAAAATAATAATAAAAATCATAATATTATAAACCATACAAATACAAACACAAAAATAAATATTAAAAACTTAATAGAATTTTGGAATAGTCCAATAAAATATTTTTTAAAAAAAGTAATAAAAATTAATTTATATAAACACAATATAAATAACATAAATACAGAACCATTTTTATTAAATGAAAGTACAAAATTACAAATTAGTAAAAAAATATTTTTACTCGTGTTAAAAAATAAAAATACTAGAAATGTATTTAAATATTATTGCTCTTTAGGAATATTACCTAAAAAAAATTTTGGGAAAATAGTTTTCAAAAAACTTGTTATATATTCTATTTTTTTAAAAAAAAAAATAGAAAAAATTTGTAATAAAATAAAAATACAAGTTATAAATGTAAAAATAAAAATAAGAAACTTCATAATATATACAAAAATACAAACTATCTCATCAAAAAGACTAGTAAATTACAAATTAAAAAAACTCAGTATAAACGATAAAATAGAGTTCTGGTTCTATCACTTATTTTTTTGTCTTACCAAACAATGTAAACACAGTAGTATACTGTTAGGATACAAAAACTCTAAAATAATATTTTCTAAAATTAGTTATGAAGAATCGTATAACTATATAGTAAAATATTTTGAAGGATATTTACAAGGTCAAAAAAAACCTATTTTCCTTACAATGTCTGGAATGATATGGATATTTAATATGATGAAAAGTAAAAATAAAAAAAAATCCAAAAAAAAATTTCTAAAATTTTGGGAAGGAAATTACTATTTCTATGGAGAAAAAAATAATATTTATATAAAGAAAGTAATAAAAAATTCTTCAAAAAAAAATATAAAAAAAATATATAATTCTTCATTAAAATGGCACTATCCTATTCTAAAAAATATAAAAAAATATAATAAATAA
- the recB gene encoding exodeoxyribonuclease V subunit beta: MKKLDLLTLDFTQNYLIESSAGTGKTFSIIILYLRLMLNINIKNYYMKNLSAKKILILTFTNYTKKDIYIKIKLVISQLKKDCIKKTSNNDIYKKIIKNTTCPNSLYKKLSKLEKKIDKFNIMTIHQFCNTIIEENKLYFNIPFNKKIVKDENKMLLCAIQKFWRKNFYPLQIEVVSIIYNIWKTPENIFKEIKHLFKNNIQVKFNKKFEKSTILSFHFSLIKEIIIFKKIWKSNKNIFKRIIIHLKKEKKGYIRILNYSNKVDIWSKKKTKNYYIPNEIEKIIKLKSIKKYVNTEKKTLFFFKYIKLFYKKKFSIKEFLIYKIYNKIHNLINIDKKKTSKISFDDLVKEVEKKLRKNKKFLVLIKKKYPVAIIDEFQDTDICQQKIFTKIYNTNKNRNIMILLADPKQCIYSFRGSNILLYNRIKKKIKKHYFLDINWRSSPNLVKSINKIFSQIKYPFATKKIIFKKIKYTKKNNNIRLTIKNSIKKNFKIIFYKKSVMNFEEYFLWSSKQCAKQISNMLYLGNTKQAQIKYHKKNNFVKKEDIVILVKNKLEFFYIKKALKKYKIESYYQSEKTNIYKTEETREILLLLQAISEITNKQNLINANSTRIISSSINEIYMIQNNKNKFFHEIKKFKKYKQILEKYGILNLIKYVIKNNIIEKKCFKKEKYEKLIKRYFYISKCLEKKLYEIKEIYLLIQWLEEKINQKKFVKKKYFNKNEKYEGIKVTTIHKSKGLEYPIVIIPFIMHFKKENYTSYYDTNTLTRILNLKNKKTNDIIKENFLESIRLLYVSLTRAIVHCTIIIAAIKKNNKFEKTTVHKSGIGYILQKKKCINFINFKKILNKLKKTKLFQITNNIKKIQEYKCITEKTYKNYKKKFKEKKYKKHNINSFTKIIEDIEKIKKKYKINNVFSKKTTLKSKSKILNTYNFPQGKNSGRMLHKILKEFIKKKRKKTIFIKQELKRYNFNIKYYKFIYSWMNNIIRSKINKIGIRLSKIKRNEFIQDMKFDIFIKEKMHKKIQDIFSSKEKHKIKIYPGILTGVIDIVFLWKNKYYFIDFKFNHLGNKIKNYTKENIKNYIIKMNYDIQYKIYLLGIHKYLKTNIQNYSSKKHFGGIFYLFLRAFKNKNNSKKYGKFFISPKENIIKHIENIII; encoded by the coding sequence ATGAAAAAATTAGACTTATTAACACTAGACTTTACACAAAATTATCTAATAGAATCTTCAGCTGGGACAGGAAAAACTTTTAGTATAATAATACTATATTTAAGATTGATGTTAAATATCAATATAAAAAATTATTACATGAAAAATTTAAGTGCAAAAAAAATATTAATATTAACTTTTACAAATTATACTAAAAAAGACATATATATAAAAATAAAATTAGTTATATCACAGTTAAAAAAAGATTGTATAAAAAAAACCAGTAATAACGATATATATAAAAAAATAATAAAAAATACAACATGTCCTAATTCGTTATATAAAAAACTCTCTAAATTAGAAAAAAAAATTGATAAATTTAATATAATGACAATACATCAATTTTGCAACACAATAATTGAAGAAAACAAGTTGTATTTTAATATACCTTTTAATAAAAAAATTGTAAAAGATGAAAACAAAATGTTGTTATGTGCAATTCAAAAATTTTGGAGAAAAAATTTTTATCCATTACAAATAGAAGTTGTTTCAATAATATATAATATATGGAAAACACCAGAAAATATTTTTAAAGAAATAAAACATCTCTTTAAAAATAATATACAAGTTAAGTTTAATAAAAAATTTGAGAAATCAACAATATTATCGTTCCATTTTTCATTAATCAAAGAAATAATAATATTTAAAAAAATATGGAAAAGTAATAAAAATATATTTAAAAGAATTATTATACATTTAAAAAAAGAAAAAAAGGGATATATTAGAATATTAAATTATAGTAATAAAGTTGATATCTGGTCTAAAAAAAAAACTAAAAATTATTATATACCAAACGAAATAGAAAAAATTATAAAGTTAAAAAGTATAAAAAAATATGTAAACACTGAAAAAAAAACATTGTTTTTCTTCAAATATATAAAATTATTTTATAAAAAAAAATTTTCTATAAAAGAATTTTTAATTTATAAAATTTATAACAAAATACATAATTTAATTAATATAGATAAAAAAAAGACATCAAAAATAAGTTTTGATGATTTAGTAAAAGAAGTAGAAAAAAAATTAAGAAAAAATAAAAAATTTTTAGTTTTAATTAAAAAAAAATATCCTGTAGCTATTATAGATGAGTTTCAAGACACAGATATATGTCAACAAAAAATATTTACAAAAATATATAATACAAACAAAAATAGAAACATAATGATATTATTAGCAGACCCTAAACAATGTATATACAGTTTTAGGGGGTCAAATATATTATTATATAATAGAATTAAAAAAAAAATTAAAAAACATTATTTTCTAGATATTAATTGGAGATCTTCACCAAACTTAGTAAAATCTATAAACAAAATTTTTTCACAAATTAAATATCCATTTGCTACAAAAAAAATTATTTTTAAAAAAATAAAATATACAAAAAAAAATAACAATATTAGACTTACAATTAAAAATTCTATAAAAAAAAATTTTAAAATAATATTTTATAAAAAGTCCGTAATGAATTTTGAAGAATATTTTTTATGGTCATCAAAGCAATGTGCGAAACAAATATCCAATATGTTGTATTTAGGAAATACTAAACAAGCACAAATAAAATATCATAAAAAAAATAATTTTGTTAAAAAAGAAGATATAGTAATATTGGTAAAAAACAAATTAGAATTTTTTTACATAAAAAAGGCATTAAAAAAATATAAAATAGAATCTTACTATCAATCAGAAAAAACAAATATATACAAGACAGAAGAAACAAGAGAAATATTACTTTTATTACAAGCTATTTCGGAAATAACAAATAAACAAAATTTAATTAATGCTAACAGTACAAGAATTATTTCAAGTAGTATAAATGAAATTTATATGATTCAAAATAATAAAAATAAATTTTTTCACGAAATAAAAAAGTTCAAAAAATACAAACAAATTTTAGAAAAATATGGAATACTAAATTTAATAAAATATGTTATTAAAAATAACATTATAGAAAAAAAATGTTTTAAAAAAGAAAAATATGAAAAACTTATAAAAAGATATTTTTACATATCAAAGTGCTTAGAAAAAAAACTATATGAAATTAAAGAAATTTACTTACTAATACAATGGTTAGAAGAAAAAATAAACCAAAAAAAATTTGTTAAAAAGAAATATTTTAATAAAAATGAAAAGTATGAAGGAATAAAAGTTACTACTATACATAAGTCTAAAGGATTAGAATATCCTATTGTAATAATACCTTTTATAATGCATTTTAAAAAAGAAAATTATACTTCATATTATGATACAAACACACTAACTAGAATATTAAATTTAAAAAATAAAAAAACAAATGATATTATAAAAGAAAACTTTTTGGAAAGTATAAGATTATTGTACGTATCTTTAACTAGAGCCATAGTACATTGTACAATAATTATAGCCGCAATAAAAAAAAATAACAAATTTGAAAAAACTACTGTACATAAAAGTGGTATAGGATATATATTACAAAAAAAAAAATGTATAAATTTTATAAATTTTAAAAAAATATTAAATAAATTAAAAAAAACAAAATTATTTCAAATAACAAATAATATAAAAAAGATACAAGAATATAAATGTATTACTGAAAAAACATATAAAAACTATAAAAAAAAATTTAAAGAAAAAAAATATAAAAAACATAACATAAATAGTTTTACAAAAATTATAGAAGATATAGAAAAAATAAAAAAAAAATACAAAATAAATAATGTATTTTCAAAAAAAACTACATTAAAAAGTAAAAGCAAAATATTAAATACGTATAACTTCCCACAAGGAAAAAATTCCGGAAGAATGTTACACAAAATATTAAAAGAATTTATAAAAAAAAAAAGAAAAAAAACAATATTTATAAAACAAGAATTAAAAAGATATAATTTTAATATAAAATATTATAAATTTATATATTCATGGATGAACAACATAATTAGATCTAAAATTAATAAAATAGGAATAAGACTTAGCAAAATAAAAAGAAATGAATTTATACAAGATATGAAATTTGACATTTTTATAAAAGAAAAAATGCACAAAAAAATACAAGACATTTTTTCCAGTAAAGAAAAACACAAAATTAAAATTTATCCAGGTATTTTAACTGGTGTTATAGACATAGTATTTTTATGGAAAAATAAATATTATTTCATCGATTTCAAATTTAATCATTTAGGAAATAAAATAAAAAATTATACAAAAGAAAACATTAAAAATTATATTATAAAAATGAACTACGATATACAATATAAAATATATTTGTTAGGAATACATAAATATTTAAAAACAAATATACAAAATTATAGTTCTAAAAAACACTTTGGTGGAATATTTTACTTATTTTTAAGAGCATTTAAAAATAAAAATAATAGTAAAAAATATGGAAAGTTTTTTATATCACCTAAAGAAAATATTATAAAACATATAGAAAATATAATTATATAA